A region from the Alosa alosa isolate M-15738 ecotype Scorff River chromosome 7, AALO_Geno_1.1, whole genome shotgun sequence genome encodes:
- the LOC125297100 gene encoding transcription factor LBX1b-like produces the protein MSREIATEKESHSPLDHLPPPASSNKPLTPFSIVDILSKPSVKRGTALIFADDKHAGPPGLGLLHLPKRTLVTKAPLCALEELASKTFRGLEVGVLRSVEGKDCLTLYTQQHNPKKRRKSRTAFTTNQIYALEKRFLFQKYLSPADRDQIAHQLGLTNAQVITWFQNRRAKLKRDLEELKADVKSATVIGSVPLEKLDKLADLERLVNGTAGHRSPDTQSEKQFRMPPTSPRSDHTACKESSDDEGEEIDVDD, from the exons ATGTCCAGAGAAATTGCAACAGAAAAAGAGAGCCATTCTCCGTTGGACCATCTTCCACCGCCCGCATCCTCTAACAAGCCGCTTACGCCGTTCAGCATAGTGGACATACTCAGCAAACCCTCAGTAAAACGAGGGACAGCACTTATCTTTGCGGACGACAAACATGCAGGTCCAcctggcctaggcctactgcaccTGCCCAAACGAACACTTGTCACCAAAGCTCCACTGTGCGCTCTCGAAGAACTTGCCAGCAAAACCTTTAGGGGGCTTGAAGTGGGTGTTCTCCGATCCGTAGAAG GAAAGGATTGTTTGACACTATATACCCAACAGCATAACCCCAAGAAGCGCAGAAAGTCCAGGACCGCATTTACTACAAATCAAATCTACGCCCTGGAGAAGAGATTTTTGTTCCAAAAATATTTGTCTCCAGCGGACAGAGACCAGATCGCGCATCAACTGGGTCTAACGAACGCTCAAGTCATCACGTGGTTTCAAAACCGAAGGGCCAAGTTAAAGCGGGACTTGGAGGAGCTGAAGGCAGACGTAAAGTCGGCCACAGTTATTGGGAGTGTGCCGTTGGAAAAATTGGACAAACTGGCCGATTTGGAGAGACTGGTCAATGGGACCGCGGGGCACCGTTCACCAGACACTCAGTCGGAAAAGCAGTTTCGGATGCCCCCCACGTCTCCACGTTCAGACCACACAGCTTGTAAAGAAAGCTCAGACGATGAGGGCGAGGAGATTGACGTAGATGACTGA
- the cenpk gene encoding centromere protein K: MAAKAPFTFDQSPRVDICSDAAKAEILDECEEAFSQLQKIQNMVISADTQACDGERNDAPDYLNALAAELDQLKQMEPKLISTNPEVLAAVGRDELTTLNDQLDMVVTYYETKRESLRESLRRERLWLDEKKQVLNAVTDQVEAVRLETNKLTENSKLQDMKRKIKKMKDYQATLMETLSDLLEEHFPVPDQGRGTAGRKKTTIETEVDFLPLNEVLELLTNKTLETPHEPYVTMDDRFWQPYVEVLLRYGIAARHSEDHTKIRLESFY; the protein is encoded by the exons ATG GCCGCTAAAGCACCGTTTACTTTTGACCAGTCGCCTAGGGTTGATATATGTTCGGATGCAGCAAAGGCGGAAATACTGGATGAGTGCGAAGAGGCGTTCTCTCAACTTCAAAAA ATTCAGAATATGGTTATATCGGCTGACACACAGGCCTGTGATGGTGAAAGAAATGAC GCTCCAGACTATCTGAATGCCTTAGCAGCAGAGCTTGACCAGTTGAAACAAATGGAACCCAAAT TGATCTCCACAAACCCTGAGGTTCTGGCAGCTGTGGGTAGGGATgag CTAACAACACTCAACGATCAGCTGGACATGGTGGTGACTTACTACGAAACAAAGAGAGAGTCTCTCCGAGAATCTTTAAGAAG AGAGAGACTGTGGCTGGACGAGAAGAAGCAGGTTCTCAACGCGGTCACTGATCAAGTGGAGGCAGTGCGCCTTGAAACCAACAAACTGACAGAAAACAG TAAATTGCAGGACATGAAGAGGAAGATCAAGAAGATGAAGGACTACCAGGCTACCCTCATGGAGACTCTCAGTGACTTGTTGGAGGAGCACTTCCCAGTCCCTGACCAAGGAAGAGGGACAGCCGGAAGGAAGAAG ACTACAATTGAAACAGAGGTGGACTTTCTTCCACTCAATGAAGTCCTGGAG CTACTGACGAACAAGACTTTGGAGACGCCCCATGAACCGTACGTAACCATGGACGACCGCTTCTGGCAGCCCTATGTTGAAGTGCTTCTGCGTTACGGAATCGCGGCAAGGCACTCTGAAGACCATACCAAAATCCGTTTGGAGAGTTTTTACTGA